One segment of Myxocyprinus asiaticus isolate MX2 ecotype Aquarium Trade chromosome 41, UBuf_Myxa_2, whole genome shotgun sequence DNA contains the following:
- the acvr2ba gene encoding activin receptor type-2B, with the protein MFAPWLTFALLLGTFCADSSHGEVETQECLYFNINWEIEKTNRSGVERCEGEKDKRSHCYASWRNNSGSIELVKKGCWLDDFNCYDRQECVATEENPQVFFCCCEGNFCNERFTHLPDVNGPEIKPPPPTPPLLNVLVYSLLPISMLTMALLLAFWMYRHRKPPYGHVDINEDPGPAPPSPLVGLKPLQLLEIKARGRFGCVWKAQMINEYVAVKVFPIQDKQSWQTERDMFLTPGMKHDNLLRYIAAEKRGTNLETEFWLITEFHERGSLTDYLKGNTVSWNELCHIAETMACGLAYLHEDVPRFKGEGPKPAIAHRDFKSKNVMLKMDLTAVIGDFGLAVQFEPGKPPGDTHGQVGTWRYMAPEVLEGAINFQRDAFLRIDMYAMGLVLWELVSRCKAADGPVDEYMLPFEEEIGQHPSLEDLQDVVVHKKLRPVFKDCWLKHSGLAQMCETIEECWDHDAEARLSAGCVEERISQIRRLISATTSDCLVSMVTSVTNVDLPPKESSI; encoded by the exons ACTCCAGCCATGGAGAGGTGGAGACACAGGAATGTTTGTACTTCAACATCAACTGGGAGATCGAAAAGACGAACCGCAGCGGCGTGGAGCGATGTGAAGGCGAGAAGGACAAACGCTCGCACTGCTACGCCTCCTGGAGGAATAACTCGGGCAGTATCGAGCTCGTGAAGAAGGGATGCTGGTTAGATGACTTCAACTGTTATGACAG ACAAGAGTGTGTGGCCACAGAGGAGAACCCTCAGGTCTTCTTTTGCTGCTGTGAAGGAAACTTCTGCAATGAGAGATTCACACACCTGCCCGACGTCAACGGACCAG AAATCAAGCCGCCGCCTCCGACGCCCCCTCTGTTGAACGTGCTGGTTTACTCGCTGTTGCCCATCAGTATGTTGACCATGGCGCTGCTGCTGGCGTTCTGGATGTACCGTCATCGCAAACCTCCTTATGGACACGTGGACATCAACGAG GACCCTGGTCCGGCGCCCCCGTCACCGCTGGTGGGACTCAAACCACTGCAGTTACTGGAGATTAAAGCTCGAGGGCGCTTTGGCTGCGTTTGGAAAGCACAGATGATCAATGAATATGTAGCCGTGAAAGTTTTCCCCATTCAG GACAAGCAGTCGTGGCAGACCGAGCGAGACATGTTCTTGACGCCGGGCATGAAACATGATAACCTCCTGCGCTACATCGCCGCTGAGAAACGCGGAACGAACCTGGAGACGGAGTTCTGGCTCATCACAGAGTTTCATGAGAGG GGTTCTCTGACGGATTATCTGAAGGGGAACACTGTGAGCTGGAATGAACTGTGTCACATCGCAGAGACGATGGCGTGCGGTCTGGCGTACCTTCACGAGGACGTGCCCCGATTTAAAGGAGAAGGACCAAAACCAGCGATCGCTCACCG AGACTTCAAGAGTAAAAACGTAATGTTGAAGATGGATCTCACAGCTGTGATTGGTGATTTTGGGTTGGCGGTTCAGTTTGAGCCGGGTAAACCACCTGGAGATACACACGGTCAG GTTGGCACGTGGCGATACATGGCACCGGAGGTGTTGGAGGGGGCGATTAACTTCCAGCGAGACGCGTTCTTGCGGATAGACATGTACGCTATGGGTCTGGTGCTCTGGGAGCTCGTGTCACGCTGCAAAGCCGCCGATG GTCCTGTAGATGAGTACATGCTTCCGTTTGAGGAGGAGATCGGACAGCATCCGTCACTGGAGGATCTGCAGGACGTGGTGGTCCATAAGAAGTTGCGGCCGGTGTTTAAAGACTGCTGGCTCAAGCATTCT GGTCTGGCGCAGATGTGTGAGACGATAGAGGAATGCTGGGATCACGACGCTGAGGCGCGACTGTCGGCCGGTTGCGTGGAGGAACGAATCTCTCAGATCCGCCGCCTGATCAGCGCCACTACCTCAGACTGCCTGGTTTCCATGGTGACGTCCGTCACGAACGTGGACCTGCCGCCCAAAGAGTCCAGTATCTGA